The Thalassotalea piscium sequence CCCTTACCTGACGATCACGACTTAGCGAAAGATAACTTAGAGAAGTTGCCTGCAAGTGTGAGAAAAATACTAACTGAGCAAGGCATTACCGACTTTTCGCAATATGATGATGACGAAGTTTAATTTAATTCTGATGTATTAAAATATTAAAGCCAACTATTCGTTGGCTTTTTTATATTTGCTAGCACCTATTTCATGTAGTTCGCAGGTAGGTCTAGTGCCGCAACACCCGATTCTACTGCAGCAATAGCTACAGCTCTAGCTACACGGCCACACAGTCGTGAGTCCATTGGCTTAGGAATTATATATTCTTTACCAAATGTTAATTCGCTAACACCTGAGGCCGCCAATACCTCTTGTGGAACCGGCTCTTTCGCTAACTCACGAATAGCATGAACACAAGCAACCTTCATTTCATCGTTGATTGTTCTTGCTCTTACATCTAATGCACCACGGAAAATAAATGGAAAGCACAGTACGTTATTTACTTGGTTTGGATAATCAGAACGACCTGTTGCTATAATTACGTCATCGCGTGCAGATAATGCTAATTCAGGCTTAATTTCAGGATCTGGATTCGAGCAAGCAAATATCACTGGTTTAGGAGCCATCATTTTCACATGCTCAGCAGATAAAACATCAGGCCCTGAAACACCTACAAAAACATCAGCACCATCAATCACATCTTCTAAAGTTCGTTTGTCTGTATTATTAGCAAATGAACGCTTATATTCGTTAAGATCATCGCGACGGGTATGAATAACTCCCTTAGTATCTAGCATGTATATTTTTTCACGCTGTGCACCACACTTGATCAACAAGTCCATGCAAGCAATTGCAGCCGCGCCTGCGCCCATACAAACAATATCAGCTTCTTTAATATTTTTACCTTGTACATCAAGCGCATTTAGTAAACCAGCTGCAGTTACAATAGCAGTGCCATGTTGATCATCATGAAAAACAGGTACCTTACAACGTTCAATTAGTGCTTTCTCGATAATAAAACATTCAGGCGCTTTTATATCTTCAAGATTAATTCCACCAAAACTGTCTGCAATGTTGGCAACGGTATCAATGAAATCTTCAGTTGTTTTATGCTTAACTTCAATATCGAATGAATTAATACCTGCAAAACGCTTGAATAGTAACGCCTTACCTTCCATTACTGGTTTAGCCGCCATAGGACCTAAATTGCCTAAGCCTAAAATGGCAGTGCCATTAGTTACAACCGCAACTGTATTTCCTTTACCGGTATATTTATAAACATCGTCAGGATTTTCAGCAATTGCTCTAACAGGCTCAGCAACACCGGGGCTATACGCTAATGAAAGGTCGTAGCTTGTTTCTGCGGGTTTCGTCAGTTCGACACTTATTTTTCCTGGAATGGGTAATGCGTGATAATCTAATGCCTCTTGACGTAAATCAGTCATGTTTCTTCCTAAATGCGTTGAGTGATAATAATTTATTATTGTTAATATGATAAGTACGGCTATGGTATTTCATTTACCTTGAAGCAATCAAGAGCATTTGCATATAAACAATTTCTAGCAGCTATATAACTATATTATGTTCTTCTCGTTAGGTTTATATCAAATACTAAGTATAAAAAAACCAGCGATAAACGCTGGTTTTTATAAGAAATTAACTTTTGCTGATTTTACTCGAATGGATTAACTAAAATAATCGTTTCGTTTCTATCAGGACCTGTAGAAATTATATCAACAGGTACACCAGTAATTTCTTCTATACGCTTAATATAAGCAATTGCGTTCGCAGGTAGTTTATCTTTAGACGTTGCACCAACTGTTTTTTCGCTCCAACCTGGCATTTCTTCATAGACAGGCGTTACATTTTCGTAACCTTCGGCAGCTGTTGGTGGTACTGTAATTACATCGCCATTCGCTGTTTTATAGCCTATGCAGATTTTTAAGGTAGATAAGCCATCTAAAACATCGAGCTTAGTTAAGCAAAAACCAGTAATACTATTCACTTGAACTGCTC is a genomic window containing:
- a CDS encoding malic enzyme-like NAD(P)-binding protein; the protein is MTDLRQEALDYHALPIPGKISVELTKPAETSYDLSLAYSPGVAEPVRAIAENPDDVYKYTGKGNTVAVVTNGTAILGLGNLGPMAAKPVMEGKALLFKRFAGINSFDIEVKHKTTEDFIDTVANIADSFGGINLEDIKAPECFIIEKALIERCKVPVFHDDQHGTAIVTAAGLLNALDVQGKNIKEADIVCMGAGAAAIACMDLLIKCGAQREKIYMLDTKGVIHTRRDDLNEYKRSFANNTDKRTLEDVIDGADVFVGVSGPDVLSAEHVKMMAPKPVIFACSNPDPEIKPELALSARDDVIIATGRSDYPNQVNNVLCFPFIFRGALDVRARTINDEMKVACVHAIRELAKEPVPQEVLAASGVSELTFGKEYIIPKPMDSRLCGRVARAVAIAAVESGVAALDLPANYMK